From the genome of Pseudomonas mohnii:
ACACGCTCGGCGTGCTCCAGAGAGAAGTTTTCCGCCAGGGTGTTCAGCACCGCGTTGGCTTCGGCGGAGAACGCCGGCACTTCGCTGATGGCAGGGTGAGCGGCCAGACGCTGGAGCCAGCGTACTTCAACCAGAACGCGGGCACGGATCAGGCCGTACTCGCTGAAAATTGGGCGCAGGGCCTGGGTTTTGCCGGCGTAGCGGCCGTCAACAGGGGAAACCGCAGTGAGCGAAGAGAGCTGCATGGGGTGTTCTCGGACAGTCGGGCAACGAAATGGGGCGCGTATCATACATGAAAAAATCCGCCGGTCCGTTGCCAACTGACCAGCGTATTACGCGTTACTGACTACAAAGGGGTGTTGCGGATACGCCTCAGCTGGCGCGCATCAACGGATAAAGCTCTTTCAGCAATTTGCGTCGGCTGATCACCAACTGCCAGCGATGGCCGCCCAGCTGCCGCCACAGGCGTGCCGAGCGAATGCCGGCCAGCAATAGCGCGCGAATTTTCGACGCGTTGCTCGGTTGCTGCAGGTTGCGCATGTCGCCGTGGACCTGGATGCGTTGGCGCAAGGTGCTCAGGGTGTCCTGGTACAGCGCGCCACACGCGGCGATCACGTTTTCATGGGCCGGGCCGAAGTGTTCGACCTGGGACTGAATCTGGGGCAGGCGTTTGCCGATGATGTCCAGCATGTCGCTGCGCTTGGCCAGTTGGCGCTCAAGGCCGAGCATGGCGAGCGCGTAGCGCAGCGGTTCGCGCTGCAGGGCGCTCGGATCGCGTTCCAGGGCGCCGATCAAGGCGCGATAGCCTTCGCGCAGATTGATATCGTCGCCGCCGTAGACTTCCAGGGTGTCCTTGGGGTCGCGGATCAGCAGGCTACCCAGCATGCAGGTCAGGCCGGCCTCGTTGGTCTGGCCGGTCTTGGCAATTTTATCGACCAGCACGGCGGCGAGAAACACGCCGCCCAGTGCCGTCAGTTGCTCCTGGGTCGGGCTCATTGGGGCTGCCCTTTGCCGGTGCTCTTGCTGGTCCAGGGTTCCGCCACTTCGATCACTCCGCCACCCAGGCAGATTTCACCGTCATAGAACACCACGGACTGGCCCGGAGTGACCGCGCGTTGCGGGTCGTCAAACGTGGCGCGGTAACCGGTGGCGGTTTTTTCCAGGGTGCAGCGCTGGTCGCTCTGGCGATAGCGGACCTTGGCGGTCAGTCTGCGCGGCTCGCTCAGGTCGATCGGATTGACCCAGTAGATGTCCGAAGCGAGCAGGGCGCGGGAGAACAACCATGGGTGGTCATTGCCCTGGCCGACGATCAGTTCGTTATGTTCCAGGTCCTTGATCAGCACGTACCACGGCTCGTCGCTGGCGTCTTTCAAGCCGCCGATGCCCAGGCCCTGGCGCTGGCCGATGGTGTGATACATCAGGCCGTGGTGGCGGCCGATGACTTCACCTTCGGTGGTCTTGATCTCGCCCGGTTGTGCCGGCAGGTACTGCTTGAGGAAGTCGCTGAAGCGACGTTCGCCGATAAAGCAGATCCCGGTGGAGTCTTTTTTCTTCGCGGTTGCCAGTTCGTATTTCTCGGCAATCGCGCGTACTTCCGGCTTTTCCAGCTCGCCGACCGGGAACAGGGTCTTGGCGATCTGTTCGCCGCCGACGGCGTGCAGGAAGTAGCTCTGGTCCTTGTTCGCGTCCAGGCCCTTGAGCAATTCGGTACGACCGTCGATGTCACGGCGGCGCACGTAGTGGCCGGTGGCGATCAGGTCGGCGCCCAGCATCATGGCGTAGTCGAGGAACGCCTTGAACTTGATTTCGCGGTTGCACAGGATGTCCGGGTTCGGCGTGCGGCCGGCCTTGTATTCGGC
Proteins encoded in this window:
- the hflD gene encoding high frequency lysogenization protein HflD, with amino-acid sequence MSPTQEQLTALGGVFLAAVLVDKIAKTGQTNEAGLTCMLGSLLIRDPKDTLEVYGGDDINLREGYRALIGALERDPSALQREPLRYALAMLGLERQLAKRSDMLDIIGKRLPQIQSQVEHFGPAHENVIAACGALYQDTLSTLRQRIQVHGDMRNLQQPSNASKIRALLLAGIRSARLWRQLGGHRWQLVISRRKLLKELYPLMRAS
- the mnmA gene encoding tRNA 2-thiouridine(34) synthase MnmA; the protein is MRDPAPSDTQKKRVIVGMSGGVDSSVSALLLIEQGYEVEGLFMKNWEEDDGTEYCTAMDDLADAQAVCDKIGIKLHTANFAAEYWDNVFEHFLAEYKAGRTPNPDILCNREIKFKAFLDYAMMLGADLIATGHYVRRRDIDGRTELLKGLDANKDQSYFLHAVGGEQIAKTLFPVGELEKPEVRAIAEKYELATAKKKDSTGICFIGERRFSDFLKQYLPAQPGEIKTTEGEVIGRHHGLMYHTIGQRQGLGIGGLKDASDEPWYVLIKDLEHNELIVGQGNDHPWLFSRALLASDIYWVNPIDLSEPRRLTAKVRYRQSDQRCTLEKTATGYRATFDDPQRAVTPGQSVVFYDGEICLGGGVIEVAEPWTSKSTGKGQPQ